Within Aegilops tauschii chloroplast, complete genome, the genomic segment GCGAAAGAATCTTTGGACCCATAAAAAGCGGGATTTGCGCTTGTGGCAATTCTCGAGCGAGCGGAGCTGAAAACGAAGACGAAAGATTTTGCCAAAAATGCGGGGTAGAATTTGTGGATTCTCGGATACGAAGATATCAAATGGGATACATCAAACTCGCATGTCCCGTGACTCATGTGTGGTATTTGAAAGGTCTTCCTAGTTATATCGCGAATCTTTTAGATAAACCTCTTAAGAAGTTGGAGGGCCTAGTATACGGCGATTTCTCTTTTGCTAGGCCCAGCACTAAAAAACCCACTTTTTTACGATTACGAGGTTTATTCGAAGAGGAAATTGCATCCTGTAACCACAGCATTTCTCCCTTTTTTTCTACCCCAGGCTTTGCAACATTTCGAAATCGGGAAATTGCGACAGGAGCAGGTGCTATTAGAGAACAATTAGCAGATTTGGATTTGCGAATTATTATAGAGAATTCTTTGGTCGAATGGAAGGAATTAGAAGACGAGGGGTATAGTGGAGATGAGTGGGAAGATAGAAAAAGACGAATAAGAAAAGTTTTTTTGATTAGACGCATGCAATTGGCGAAACATTTTATTCAAACAAATGTAGAACCAGAATGGATGGTTTTGTGCTTATTACCGGTTCTTCCTCCCGAATTGAGACCTATTGTTTATAGGTCTGGAGATAAAGTAGTGACTTCAGACATTAATGAACTTTATAAGAGAGTTATCCGTCGGAACAACAATCTTGCCTATCTATTAAAAAGAAGTGAATTAGCGCCAGCAGATTTAGTAATGTGCCAGGAAAAATTGGTACAAGAAGCCGTGGATACACTTCTTGATAGTGGGTCCCGCGGGCAACCGACGAGGGATGGTCACAATAAAGTATACAAATCACTTTCAGATGTAATTGAAGGTAAAGAGGGAAGGTTTCGCGAGACTCTGCTTGGGAAACGGGTCGATTACTCGGGGCGTTCTGTCATTGTTGTGGGTCCTTCGCTTTCATTACATCAATGTGGATTACCTCTAGAGATAGCAATAAAGCTTTTTCAGCTATTTGTAATTCGCGATTTAATCACGAAACGCGCCACTTCTAATGTAAGGATTGCTAAAAGGAAAATTTGGGAAAAAGAACCCATTGTATGGGAAATACTTCAAGAAGTTATGCGGGGACATCCTGTACTGTTAAATAGAGCACCTACCCTGCATAGATTAGGCATACAGGCCTTTCAACCCACTTTAGTAGAGGGGCGTACTATTTCTTTACACCCATTAGTGTGTAAGGGTTTCAATGCGGACTTTGATGGAGATCAAATGGCTGTTCATCTACCTTTATCCTTGGAAGCTCAGGCAGAAGCCCGTTTACTTATGTTTTCTCATATGAATCTCTTATCTCCCGCTATTGGGGATCCTATTTGCGTACCAACCCAAGACATGCTTATCGGGCTTTATGTATTAACGATTGGAAAGCGTCGAGGTATTTGTGCAAATAGATATAATAGTTGCAGAAACTACCCAAATCTAAAAGTAAATTACAATAATAATAATAATTCTAAATATAGGAAAGATAAAGAACCCCATTTTTCTAGTTCTTATGATGCACTGGGAGCTTATAGACAAAAACTAATCAGTTTAGATAGTCCCTTGTGGCTACGATGGAACCTGGATCAACGCGTCATTGGGTCAAGAGAAGTTCCGATTGAAGTTCAATATGAATCTTTGGGGACTTATCATGAGATTTATGCCCACTATCTAATAATGGGAAATAGAAAAAAAGAAATTCGTTCGATATACATTCGAACCACTCTTGGTCATATTTCTTTTTATAGAGAAATAGAGGAAGCCATACAAGGATTTAGTCAGGCCTATTCATACACTACCTAAACAAGAAAGTTAGATTCGGCGATGCCCCTCCCCTTTCGGGGGGCATTCCGATTTCCCTAGTATCATCATTATTTGCCACGCGAATCCAGATTGAGATTGAGGCAAGTTAATTAAATTTTCGAATCACTGACTCAGGCCCATTGTCGAATCCTACTCAGCAATTGTCGAATCCTACTCAGCCGAAAAGGGGGTACTTATGTATGGCGGAACGGGCCAATCTGGTCTTTCATAATAAAGAGATAGACGGAACTGGTATGAAACGACTTATTAGCAGATTAATAGATCATTTTGGAATGGGATATACATCCCATATACTGGATCAACTAAAGACTCTGGGCTTCCATCAAGCCACTACTACATCGATTTCGTTAGGAATCGAGGATCTTTTAACAATACCCTCTAAGGGATGGTTAGTCCAAGACGCGGAACAACAGAGTTTTCTTTTGGAGAAACACTATTATTATGGGGCTGTACACGCGGTAGAAAAATTACGCCAATCTGTTGAGATATGGTATGCGACAAGTGAATATTTGAAACAAGAAATGAATTCAAATTTTCGGATAACGGATCCTTCTAATCCAGTCTATCTAATGTCTTTTTCAGGAGCCAGAGGAAATGCATCTCAAGTACACCAATTAGTAGGTATGAGAGGATTAATGTCGGACCCTCAAGGACAAATGATTGATTTACCTATTCAAAGCAATTTACGCGAGGGACTTTCTTTGACAGAATATATAATTTCCTGCTATGGAGCCCGCAAAGGGGTTGTAGATACTGCTGTGCGAACAGCAGATGCTGGATATCTTACACGTAGACTTGTTGAAGTAGTTCAACATATTATTGTGCGTAGAAGAGATTGTGGTACTATCCGAGGTATTTCTGTAAGTCCTCAAAATGGGATGACGGAAAAACTTTTTGTCCAAACACTAATTGGTCGTGTATTAGCAGACGATATATATATCGGTTCACGATGCATTGCCGCGCGAAATCAAGATATTGGAATTGGATTAGTCAATCGATTCATAACTGCCTTTCGAGCACAACCATTTCGAGCACAACCAATATATATTAGAACCCCCTTTACTTGCCGAAGCACTTCTTGGATCTGTCAATTATGCTATGGCCGGAGTCCTACTCATAGTGATCTGGTCGAATTGGGAGAAGCCGTAGGTATTATTGCGGGTCAATCAATTGGGGAGCCAGGGACTCAACTAACATTAAGAACTTTTCATACTGGCGGAGTATTCACAGGGGGTACTGCCGACCTTGTACGATCCCCTTCGAATGGAAAAATAAAATTCAATGAGAATTTGGTTCACCCCACACGTACCCGTCATGGGCAGCCTGCTTTTCTATGTTATATAGACTTGCATGTAACTATTCAGAGTCAAGATATTCTATATAGTGTGAATATTCCCTCAAAAAGCTTGATTCTAGTGCAAAATGATCAATATGTAAAATCCGAACAAGTAATTGCGGAGATTCGTGCCGGAACGTCCACTTTACATTTTAAAGAAAGGGTACAAAAGCATATTTATTCTGAATCAGACGGCGAAATGCACTGGAGTACTGATGTTTACCATGCGCCCGAATATCAATATGGTAATCTTCGCCGATTACCAAAAACAAGCCATTTATGGATATTGTCAGTAAGTATGTGCAGATCCAGTATAGCGTCTTTTTCACTCCACAAGGATCAAGATCAAATGAATACTTATGGTAAAAAAGATAGGGAAATTCTTGATTATTCAACGTCGGATCGAATCATGTCCAATGGCCATTGGAATTTTATCTATCCTTCTATTTTTCAAGATAATTCAGATTTGTTGGCGAAAAAGCGAAGAAATAGGTTCGTCATTCCATTACAATATCATCAAGAACAAGAGAAAGAACTAATATCCTGTTTTGGGATTTCGATTGAAATCCCCCTTATGGGTGTTTTACGTAGAAATACTATTTTTGCTTATTTTGACGATCCCCGATACAGAAAAGATAAAAAGGGTTCAGGAATTGTTAAATTTAGATATAGGACCCTAGAAGAAGAATATAGGACTCGAGCGGAAGACTCAGAAGAGGAATATGAGACCCTAGAAGACGAATACAGGACCCGAGAGGACGAATATGAATATGAAACCCTAGAAGAATCTAAATATGGAATCCTAGAAGACGAATACGAATATGAAACCCTAGAAGACGAATATGGGAGCCCAGAAAACGAATATGGGAACCCAGAGAACGAATATAGGACTTTAGAGAAAGACTCAGAAGAGGAATATGGGAGCCCAGAGAGCAAATATAGGACCCAAGAGGACGAATATGGAACTCTAGAGGAAGACTCAGAAGACGAATATGGCAGCCCCGGGGAAAGCGCAGAGGAAAAATATGGTACTTTAGAGGAAGACTCAGAAGAAGATTCAGAGGACGAATACGAGAGCCCAGAGGAAGATTCCATCTTAAAAAAAGAGGGTTTGATTGAGCATCGAGGAACAAAAGAATTTAGTCTAAAATACCAAAAAGAAGTAGATCGGTTTTTTTTCATTCTTCAAGAACTTCATATCTTGCCGAGATCTTCATCCCTAAAGATACTTGACAATAGTATTATTGGAGTGGATACACAACTCACAAAAAATACAAGAAGTCGACTAGGCGGACTGGTCCGAGTGAAGAGAAAAAAAAGCCATACGGAACTCAAAATATTTTCCGGAGATATTCATTTTCCTGAAGAGGCGGATAAGATATTAGGTGGCTGTTTGATACCGCCAGAAAGACAAAAAAAAGATTCTAAGGAATCAAAAAAAAGGAAAAATTGGGTCTATGTTCAACGGAAAAAAATTCTCAAGAGCAAGGAAAAGTATTTTGTTTCCGTTCGCCCTACAGTGGCATATGAAATGGACGAAGGAAGAAATTTAGCAACACTTTTCCCGCAGGATCTCTTGCAAGAAGAAAATAATCTCCAAATTCGACTTGTCAATTTTATTTCTCATGAAAATAGCAAGTTAACTCAAAGAATTTATCACACAAATAGTCAATTTGTTAGAACTTGCTTAGTAGTGAATTGGGAACAAGAAGAAAAAGAAAAGGCTGGTGCTTCCCTTGTTGAGGTAAGAGCAAATGATCTTATTCGCGATTTCCTAAGAATTGAGTTAGTCAAGTCCACTATTTCGTATACACGAAAAAGGTATGGTAGGACAAGTGCAGGACCGATTCCCCATAATAGGTTAGATCGCGCCAATATCAATTCTTTTTATTCCAAGGCGAAGATTGAATCACTTAGCCAACATCCAGAAGCTATTGGCACTTTGTTGAATCGAAATAAAGAATACCACTCTTTGATGATTTTGTCGGCATCCAACTGTTCTCGAATTGGTTTATTCAAGAATTCAAAACATCCCAATGCGATAAAAGAATGGAATCCTAGAATTCCTATTCGAGAAATTTTTGGGCCCTTAGGCGCTATTGTAGCTAGTATATCGCATTTTTCTTCATCTTACTATTTACTAACGCATAATAAAATCCTGTTAAAAAAATATTTGTTCGTTGACAATTTAAAACAAACCTTCCAAGTACTTCAAGAACTTAAATACTCTTTAATAGATGAAAATAAAAGGATTTCTAATTTCGATAGTAACATAATGTTGGATCCATTCCTTTTGAATTGTCACTTTGTCCATCATGATTCTTGGGAAGAGACATTGGCAATAATTCACCTTGGACAATTTATTTGTGAAAATGTATGTCTATTTAAATCGCACATAAAAAAATCCGGTCAAATTTTCATTGTAAATATGAATTCCTTTGTTATAAGAGCAGCTAAACCTTATTTGGCCACTACAGGAGCAACTGTTAATGGTCATTATGGAGAAATCCTTTACAAGGGAGATAGGTTAGTTACGTTTATATATGAAAAATCGAGATCTAGTGACATAACGCAAGGTCTTCCAAAAGTGGAACAAATCTTTGAAGCGCGTTCAATTGATTCATTATCCCCGAATCTCGAAAGGAGAATTGAGGATTGGAATGAGCGTATACCAAGAATTCTTGGGGTCCCTTGGGGATTCTTGATTGGAGCTGAGCTAACCATAGCCCAAAGTCGTATCTCTTTGGTTAATAAAATCCAAAAGGTTTATCGATCCCAAGGGGTACAGATCCATAATAGACATATAGAGATTATTATACGCCAAGTAACATCAAAAGTGCGGGTTTCCGAAGATGGAATGTCTAATGTTTTTTCGCCTGGGGAATTAATCGGACTATTGCGAGCGGAACGAGCAGGACGAGCTTTGGATGAATCGATCTATTATCGGGCAATCTTATTGGGAATAACAAGGGCTTCCCTAAATACCCAAAGTTTCATATCTGAAGCAAGTTTTCAAGAAACTGCTCGAGTTTTAGCAAAAGCTGCCCTACGAGGTCGCATTGATTGGTTGAAAGGCTTGAAAGAAAACGTAGTTCTGGGGGGGATTATACCTGTTGGTACCGGATTCCAAAAATTTGTGCATCGTTCCCCACAAGACAAGAACCTTTATTTCGAAATAAAAAAAAAAAATCTATTCGCGTCGGAAATGAGAGATTTTTTGTTTCTCCATACAGAATTAGTTTCTTCAGATTCTGACGTAACAAACAATTTTTATGAGACATAAGAACCCCCATTTAACATTTAACCCTATATCATTTAAGGATACATAAAAAATATTTTTTATTTCAAGCTATTTCGGATCTTTCTTAATCTTCAAAAAGAACTAAATTCCGTAATGGAATGGTAGGGTTAAAAAAAAAGGAAGTGTGGAAAAAATGACAAGAAGATATTGGAACATTAATTTGAAAGAGATGATAGAAGCAGGAGTTCATTTTGGTCATGGTATTAAGAAATGGAATCCTAAAATGGCCCCTTACATTTCGGCAAAGCGTAAAGGTACTCATATTATAAATCTCGCTAGAACGGCTCGTTTTTTATCAGAAGCTTGTGATTTAGTTTTTGATGCAGCAAGTCAGGGAAAAAGTTTCTTAATTGTTGGTACCAAAAAAAGAGCAACAGATTTAGTAGCATCAGCTGCAATAAGGGCTCGTTGTCATTATGTTAATAAAAAGTGGTTCAGTGGTATGTTAACGAATTGGTCGATTACGAAAACTAGACTTTCTCAATTTAGAGACTTAAGAGCAGAAGAAAAAATGGGAAAATTCCACCATCTCCCAAAAAGAGATGTGGCAATCTTGAAGAGAAAATTATCTACCTTGCAAAGGTATCTCGGCGGGATCAAATATATGACGAGATTGCCAGACATTGTGATCGTCCTTGATCAGCAAAAAGAGTATATAGCTCTTCGGGAATGTGCCATTTTGGGGATTCCTACTATTTCTTTAGTCGATACAAATTGTGACCCGGATCTCGCGAATATATCGATTCCAGCCAACGATGACACTATGACTTCAATTCGATTGATTCTTAACAAATTAGTATTTTCAATTTGTGAGGGCCGTTCTCTCTATATAAGAAATCGTTGATTAAGAATATATAGTGAATTCTTGGGCAACTGCGTAAATTTATGGAATCACTTACTTTACTATATCTTTTTTTTTTGCATAGAATTTTTTTTGCATAGAAAAAAGAAGGGGAATATTGATATATATTAGAGGGTATTGATATATATTATGATCTGATGTGCTTTCTTGGTATCCTAAATATAAGATTAATACTTCAAGTTGCTGAGTTGAGAAAGAGATGGTTGAATCAAAAGAATTCCTTTTTTGAAGTTCAATTTTTATCAGAGGACAATATGAATATTATACCTTGTTCCATTAAAACACTCAAGGGGTTATACGATATATCGGGTGTAGAAGTAGGCCAACACTTCTATTGGCAAATAGGAGGTTTCCAAATTCATGCCCAAGTACTCATCACTTCTTGGGTCGTAATTACTATCTTGCTAGGTTCAGTTGTCATAGCTGTTCGGAATCCACAAACCATCCCGACCGACGGTCAGAATTTTTTTGAATATGTCCTTGAGTTTATTCGAGACTTGAGCAAAACTCAGATTGGAGAAGAATATGGTCCCTGGGTTCCCTTTATTGGAACTATGTTCCTTTTTATTTTTGTTTCGAATTGGTCGGGTGCTCTTTTACCTTGGAAAATTATAGAGTTACCCCATGGGGAATTAGCAGCGCCCACGAATGATATAAATACTACTGTTGCTTTAGCTTTACTCACGTCAGCGGCATATTTTTATGCTGGTCTTAGCAAAAAAGGATTGAGCTATTTCGAGAAATATATTAAACCAACTCCAATCCTTTTACCAATTAACATCCTAGAAGATTTCACAAAACCATTATCGCTTAGCTTTCGACTTTTCGGGAATATATTGGCGGATGAATTAGTCGTTGTTGTTCTTGTTTCTTTAGTCCCCTTAGTAATCCCTATACCGGTCATGTTTCTTGGATTATTTACAAGCGGTATTCAAGCTCTTATTTTTGCAACATTAGCCGCAGCCTATATAGGTGAATCCATGGAGGGTCATCATTGAATTGACTCTTTTTGGAAATAGTATTTTTTTTTTTGCAGCTTAGCTCAATTCATGCATGGTTCCAGATAATCTGCTTGGTTGCAAAAAAATAGTTAGAAATGCGTATGAATATATAGCCTAGAGTTGTAGGAGAGAGAATAGACTATATTATGGAATTTTCAAAGTATATATGCATTAAGGAGGGTGGAGTCAGGCTAGATCTATACTATAATATCCTTAATGTCTATAAGTGGAGTCCTCTTTTATGCGGGTTTCCACTTTAAGCAATGATTTTAGAATCCGATTCAATAGAAAATGAGAAAATATGCAAACAAAATAGAAGAAACAAATGTATATATATATAGGATATTATATTATATATTCCTAGGTTAGATTCATTATCTAATCCGATATATGGATATGGAATTCCCTTCTATGTAGTTCGGACAATTCACATTATCATTTCAATTTGATTTCAATTTGTACTTTTTAGTTACTTTACTTCTCCCCAATAGAGCTTAGAAGTAAGAATTTATTGGTTGATTGTATCCTTAACCATTTCTTTTTTTTGACACGAGGAACTACTCACCATGAATCCACTAATTGCTGCTGCTTCTGTTATTGCTGCTGGATTGGCCGTAGGGCTTGCTTCTATTGGACCTGGAGTTGGTCAAGGTACTGCTGCAGGACAAGCTGTAGAAGGTATTGCGAGACAGCCAGAAGCAGAAGGTAAAATACGAGGTACTTTATTGCTTAGTCTAGCTTTTATGGAAGCTTTAACAATTTATGGACTAGTTGTGGCACTAGCGCTTTTATTTGCGAACCCTTTTGTTTAATCTTAAAAAAAAATTCTTTCGATTTCGATTAGATACTTTTTTCTTTTTTTAGTAAATTGGTATTTGCTTCCGCAATTCCAATTATATCAATACTTTATTTAATTTACTCCTATTTATTACTCCTGGAATTATCTATTTATCGGGACAGATAATACCCCATTCTAGGAAGGGCTGAGTTGAGTATTATTAATTTAGAAGATATGCTCACCTTCTTATTTCCCGTCCTTAGTTTAGGAAAGTGGAAAGTTTTTTCCTTTTATTTTAGGAATTTTGGGAACAGAACATTTCAACAAAGGAAGTCTTTCACCGGTCAAACAAGACGTAAGACTTAATCTAAAAGAAATTACTAGATTGAATCTATTTGCATTAAAAAAACCGATCAAAAAAAGGGCGAGCGAAGTAAGTGATCGAAAAACTTTGTTCTTTGTTCGTCCTATCTATAAGAGGAGAGCATATGAAAAATGTAACCCATTCTTTCGTTTTTTTAGCTCACTGGCCATCCGCTGGCAGTTTCGGGCTTAATACCGATATTTTAGCAACAAATCTAATAAATCTAACTGTAGTGGTTGGTGTTTTGATTTTTTTTGGAAAGGGAGTGTGTGCGAGTTGTCTATTTCAAGAATAGATTGGATCTATCCGGCTGCACTTTATAATATTTTTTAGTATTTTTCGGATAAATAAGAAAAGGGTGCACGATCTCGACGAATTACTTCTGA encodes:
- the rpoC1 gene encoding RNA polymerase beta, with protein sequence MIDQYKHQQLQIGLVSPQQIKAWANKNLPNGEVVGEVTRPSTFHYKTDKPEKDGLFCERIFGPIKSGICACGNSRASGAENEDERFCQKCGVEFVDSRIRRYQMGYIKLACPVTHVWYLKGLPSYIANLLDKPLKKLEGLVYGDFSFARPSTKKPTFLRLRGLFEEEIASCNHSISPFFSTPGFATFRNREIATGAGAIREQLADLDLRIIIENSLVEWKELEDEGYSGDEWEDRKRRIRKVFLIRRMQLAKHFIQTNVEPEWMVLCLLPVLPPELRPIVYRSGDKVVTSDINELYKRVIRRNNNLAYLLKRSELAPADLVMCQEKLVQEAVDTLLDSGSRGQPTRDGHNKVYKSLSDVIEGKEGRFRETLLGKRVDYSGRSVIVVGPSLSLHQCGLPLEIAIKLFQLFVIRDLITKRATSNVRIAKRKIWEKEPIVWEILQEVMRGHPVLLNRAPTLHRLGIQAFQPTLVEGRTISLHPLVCKGFNADFDGDQMAVHLPLSLEAQAEARLLMFSHMNLLSPAIGDPICVPTQDMLIGLYVLTIGKRRGICANRYNSCRNYPNLKVNYNNNNNSKYRKDKEPHFSSSYDALGAYRQKLISLDSPLWLRWNLDQRVIGSREVPIEVQYESLGTYHEIYAHYLIMGNRKKEIRSIYIRTTLGHISFYREIEEAIQGFSQAYSYTT
- the rpoC2 gene encoding RNA polymerase beta' subunit; translated protein: MAERANLVFHNKEIDGTGMKRLISRLIDHFGMGYTSHILDQLKTLGFHQATTTSISLGIEDLLTIPSKGWLVQDAEQQSFLLEKHYYYGAVHAVEKLRQSVEIWYATSEYLKQEMNSNFRITDPSNPVYLMSFSGARGNASQVHQLVGMRGLMSDPQGQMIDLPIQSNLREGLSLTEYIISCYGARKGVVDTAVRTADAGYLTRRLVEVVQHIIVRRRDCGTIRGISVSPQNGMTEKLFVQTLIGRVLADDIYIGSRCIAARNQDIGIGLVNRFITAFRAQPFRAQPIYIRTPFTCRSTSWICQLCYGRSPTHSDLVELGEAVGIIAGQSIGEPGTQLTLRTFHTGGVFTGGTADLVRSPSNGKIKFNENLVHPTRTRHGQPAFLCYIDLHVTIQSQDILYSVNIPSKSLILVQNDQYVKSEQVIAEIRAGTSTLHFKERVQKHIYSESDGEMHWSTDVYHAPEYQYGNLRRLPKTSHLWILSVSMCRSSIASFSLHKDQDQMNTYGKKDREILDYSTSDRIMSNGHWNFIYPSIFQDNSDLLAKKRRNRFVIPLQYHQEQEKELISCFGISIEIPLMGVLRRNTIFAYFDDPRYRKDKKGSGIVKFRYRTLEEEYRTRAEDSEEEYETLEDEYRTREDEYEYETLEESKYGILEDEYEYETLEDEYGSPENEYGNPENEYRTLEKDSEEEYGSPESKYRTQEDEYGTLEEDSEDEYGSPGESAEEKYGTLEEDSEEDSEDEYESPEEDSILKKEGLIEHRGTKEFSLKYQKEVDRFFFILQELHILPRSSSLKILDNSIIGVDTQLTKNTRSRLGGLVRVKRKKSHTELKIFSGDIHFPEEADKILGGCLIPPERQKKDSKESKKRKNWVYVQRKKILKSKEKYFVSVRPTVAYEMDEGRNLATLFPQDLLQEENNLQIRLVNFISHENSKLTQRIYHTNSQFVRTCLVVNWEQEEKEKAGASLVEVRANDLIRDFLRIELVKSTISYTRKRYGRTSAGPIPHNRLDRANINSFYSKAKIESLSQHPEAIGTLLNRNKEYHSLMILSASNCSRIGLFKNSKHPNAIKEWNPRIPIREIFGPLGAIVASISHFSSSYYLLTHNKILLKKYLFVDNLKQTFQVLQELKYSLIDENKRISNFDSNIMLDPFLLNCHFVHHDSWEETLAIIHLGQFICENVCLFKSHIKKSGQIFIVNMNSFVIRAAKPYLATTGATVNGHYGEILYKGDRLVTFIYEKSRSSDITQGLPKVEQIFEARSIDSLSPNLERRIEDWNERIPRILGVPWGFLIGAELTIAQSRISLVNKIQKVYRSQGVQIHNRHIEIIIRQVTSKVRVSEDGMSNVFSPGELIGLLRAERAGRALDESIYYRAILLGITRASLNTQSFISEASFQETARVLAKAALRGRIDWLKGLKENVVLGGIIPVGTGFQKFVHRSPQDKNLYFEIKKKNLFASEMRDFLFLHTELVSSDSDVTNNFYET
- the rps2 gene encoding ribosomal protein S2 — encoded protein: MTRRYWNINLKEMIEAGVHFGHGIKKWNPKMAPYISAKRKGTHIINLARTARFLSEACDLVFDAASQGKSFLIVGTKKRATDLVASAAIRARCHYVNKKWFSGMLTNWSITKTRLSQFRDLRAEEKMGKFHHLPKRDVAILKRKLSTLQRYLGGIKYMTRLPDIVIVLDQQKEYIALRECAILGIPTISLVDTNCDPDLANISIPANDDTMTSIRLILNKLVFSICEGRSLYIRNR
- the atpI gene encoding ATP synthase CF0 subunit IV gives rise to the protein MNIIPCSIKTLKGLYDISGVEVGQHFYWQIGGFQIHAQVLITSWVVITILLGSVVIAVRNPQTIPTDGQNFFEYVLEFIRDLSKTQIGEEYGPWVPFIGTMFLFIFVSNWSGALLPWKIIELPHGELAAPTNDINTTVALALLTSAAYFYAGLSKKGLSYFEKYIKPTPILLPINILEDFTKPLSLSFRLFGNILADELVVVVLVSLVPLVIPIPVMFLGLFTSGIQALIFATLAAAYIGESMEGHH
- the atpH gene encoding ATP synthase CF0 subunit III, with translation MNPLIAAASVIAAGLAVGLASIGPGVGQGTAAGQAVEGIARQPEAEGKIRGTLLLSLAFMEALTIYGLVVALALLFANPFV